From Deltaproteobacteria bacterium, the proteins below share one genomic window:
- a CDS encoding 4Fe-4S dicluster domain-containing protein produces the protein MTITRRGFLKFAGLTGSALLAAGARAPAKAATAAAGAAADKEFFGMLVDTTKCIGCRSCEEACNARNRLPEPKESFSTDSVFERQRDTTPEAFTVVNRFPNEKEPDKPVFVRKECNHCNQPACATACLVKALEKTPEGPVIYNKDRCMGCRYCMLSCPFDAPKYQYNSPSPYVMKCVFCHDRIVKGEQPACSEACPEGASLFGKRRDLIEIARERIYKEPGKYYPHIYGEHEAGGTEWLFIGSAAPEKLGLRDRENVGTSSYPEKTAGFLYAVPHIFILWPTFLFGLSYLTSQKNGKENEHGEE, from the coding sequence ATGACCATCACACGAAGAGGTTTCCTGAAGTTTGCGGGGCTGACCGGCAGCGCCTTGCTGGCTGCCGGCGCCAGGGCCCCCGCAAAAGCCGCCACGGCGGCGGCGGGTGCGGCGGCCGACAAGGAGTTTTTCGGCATGCTCGTCGACACGACGAAGTGCATCGGGTGCCGGAGCTGCGAGGAGGCGTGCAACGCCAGGAACCGCCTTCCGGAGCCGAAAGAATCCTTCTCGACCGACTCCGTGTTCGAGCGGCAACGGGACACGACCCCGGAGGCGTTCACCGTCGTGAACAGGTTCCCCAACGAGAAGGAGCCGGACAAGCCGGTCTTCGTCCGGAAGGAGTGCAACCATTGCAACCAGCCGGCGTGCGCGACGGCCTGCCTGGTGAAGGCCCTGGAGAAGACGCCGGAAGGCCCGGTGATCTACAACAAGGACAGGTGCATGGGTTGCCGGTACTGCATGCTTTCATGCCCCTTCGACGCTCCGAAGTACCAGTACAACAGCCCCAGCCCGTACGTCATGAAGTGCGTCTTCTGCCACGACCGGATCGTCAAGGGCGAGCAGCCGGCCTGTTCGGAGGCTTGTCCGGAGGGAGCGTCCCTGTTCGGGAAGCGGCGGGACCTTATCGAGATCGCGCGGGAACGGATCTACAAGGAACCGGGCAAGTATTATCCGCACATCTACGGGGAGCACGAAGCGGGCGGCACGGAGTGGCTCTTCATCGGCAGCGCGGCCCCCGAGAAGCTTGGTCTGCGGGACCGGGAAAACGTGGGGACGAGCTCCTACCCGGAGAAGACCGCCGGTTTCCTGTACGCGGTTCCGCACATCTTCATCCTGTGGCCCACTTTTTTGTTCGGGCTTAGCTACCTGACGTCCCAGAAAAACGGGAAGGAGAACGAACATGGAGAGGAATAA
- a CDS encoding glycine cleavage system protein H, protein MKERKCPFLETQTVTFCKAFPVKMIPVDRMSNAKGICNTTNYQECSLYCEVSHTGKDLDNIRGFQLKPEYYYHPKHLWVAVSPDDETEARVGIDDFSARLIGRIHRVSSPGPNMPVKENSVCFLLHSGDRTVRMVAPATGTIKAVNPKITTDPAIINTDPYNEGWIYSMKLRNEAVNGLFHENVARKWMECEVERLQKLFASDLGMTATDGGEALTDISSRLNDAQWGKIVSQFLG, encoded by the coding sequence ATGAAGGAACGGAAGTGCCCTTTTCTCGAAACCCAAACGGTAACTTTCTGCAAGGCGTTCCCGGTGAAAATGATCCCGGTGGACAGGATGTCGAATGCGAAGGGTATCTGTAATACGACCAATTACCAGGAATGTTCCCTCTATTGCGAGGTCAGCCACACCGGAAAGGACCTGGACAACATCCGCGGATTCCAGCTGAAGCCGGAATACTACTATCATCCCAAACATCTTTGGGTCGCCGTGTCTCCTGACGACGAAACCGAAGCCCGCGTGGGAATCGACGATTTTTCGGCAAGGCTGATCGGCAGGATCCACCGCGTATCGTCTCCCGGCCCCAACATGCCGGTGAAGGAGAACAGCGTGTGCTTCCTCCTTCATTCCGGCGACCGGACCGTCCGCATGGTGGCGCCTGCTACCGGGACGATCAAGGCGGTCAATCCGAAAATAACGACCGACCCCGCCATTATCAATACCGATCCGTACAACGAGGGGTGGATCTATTCGATGAAGTTGCGGAACGAAGCGGTGAACGGCCTGTTCCACGAAAACGTCGCCAGGAAATGGATGGAATGCGAAGTCGAAAGGCTTCAGAAGCTGTTCGCGTCCGACTTGGGGATGACCGCAACCGACGGAGGCGAAGCCCTCACCGATATCAGCAGCCGGTTGAACGACGCGCAGTGGGGAAAGATCGTCAGCCAGTTCTTGGGGTAA
- a CDS encoding glycine cleavage system protein H: MVVLLVLLTVLCFITVELAIRWSNKRRAAESGILDPAALFPASFRPAYEMPGGLFIHNGHTWARLEASGEVKVGLDGFAREIIGRVDRFELPAKGKLVRQGEPAFAVLQDGKRIELVAPVDGEVCAVNEILNADAVGSMERPYEKGWAFAIRPTNLGANMKKLRVGVEASVWLGKEVRRFTEFLTLYRAVPQEVGVTMPDGGVHTEGVMETMDGEILQIAVRKFFR, from the coding sequence ATGGTAGTCCTGCTCGTCCTGCTCACGGTTCTCTGCTTCATCACGGTGGAATTGGCCATCCGCTGGAGCAACAAGCGGCGGGCCGCGGAGTCCGGCATCCTGGATCCGGCCGCGCTGTTCCCTGCGTCCTTCCGGCCGGCTTACGAGATGCCCGGCGGGCTTTTCATCCACAACGGGCACACCTGGGCGAGGCTGGAAGCCTCCGGTGAGGTTAAGGTGGGCCTGGACGGGTTCGCCCGGGAAATCATCGGAAGGGTGGACCGGTTCGAGCTTCCCGCGAAGGGGAAGCTGGTCCGGCAGGGAGAGCCGGCGTTCGCCGTCCTCCAGGACGGGAAGAGGATAGAGCTCGTGGCGCCCGTCGACGGCGAGGTTTGCGCGGTGAACGAGATCCTGAACGCCGATGCGGTGGGGTCGATGGAAAGGCCGTACGAGAAAGGGTGGGCGTTCGCGATCCGTCCGACGAACCTGGGCGCCAACATGAAAAAGCTCCGGGTCGGCGTGGAAGCCTCCGTATGGCTGGGCAAGGAAGTCCGGAGGTTCACCGAGTTTCTCACGCTCTATCGGGCAGTTCCCCAGGAAGTCGGAGTCACGATGCCCGACGGAGGGGTGCACACCGAGGGAGTCATGGAGACCATGGACGGCGAGATCCTTCAGATCGCGGTCCGGAAGTTCTTCCGCTAA